Proteins from a genomic interval of Tolypothrix sp. NIES-4075:
- a CDS encoding DICT sensory domain-containing protein gives MLEGSILQQLETTHRHTTRPIRFGVYYKNTLVSLCHALEDHILSDDTKPLVITAFQQGKWYLQEAERYADIANKSRQIVIMAAPDAGFAEHPTSLLDNVDLVALDTSDPVAQEWHLIILSPAYTAMVLCQELSEADYGTAGLPASDQERKFYGLWTFEPELVHQTAEIAIAHIEPYNPELAKKLKAHKQTIEPAIATSENLSAVVSRVVDYLQTGQENLSTPTAPSKQSLDRNLVSNEIQAFLRMAQLMDMADVKNPMAAAEVVVLCEAIAQVLDLPAWQVKRLRLAGLLHRIDPLQKAESILAPGTSTRYHEDAPSSPLTCPLVPGAQVLRTMPRLRAVAQIITHQTEWWDGTGEPACLSGDEIPLESRILALVADFQWRVNENQASQLSREEIFAQALEECRQQQSTRFDPKLIDTLALLVMGLQQGIELPLMTPKVSAGMWLLDARLDSEMKTAVTKNEY, from the coding sequence ATGTTAGAAGGCTCAATACTCCAACAATTAGAAACTACCCACCGTCACACTACTAGACCAATTCGCTTTGGGGTGTATTATAAAAATACGCTGGTATCACTGTGTCATGCCCTAGAAGACCACATTTTAAGCGACGATACTAAACCTTTAGTAATTACAGCCTTCCAACAGGGAAAATGGTATTTGCAAGAAGCCGAACGCTATGCAGATATTGCCAATAAATCCCGCCAAATCGTCATCATGGCTGCCCCAGATGCAGGTTTTGCCGAACATCCCACCAGCCTTCTTGACAATGTAGATTTAGTAGCGTTAGATACTAGCGATCCAGTCGCCCAAGAATGGCACTTGATTATTCTCTCGCCTGCATACACAGCGATGGTACTTTGTCAAGAACTATCCGAAGCTGATTATGGCACGGCAGGGCTTCCCGCATCCGATCAGGAGCGTAAATTTTATGGTTTGTGGACATTTGAGCCGGAGTTAGTGCATCAAACAGCAGAAATAGCGATCGCCCACATCGAACCATACAACCCAGAACTAGCAAAAAAACTCAAAGCACATAAACAGACAATTGAGCCAGCCATAGCGACATCAGAAAACTTGAGTGCAGTAGTCTCCCGTGTGGTAGATTATCTTCAGACTGGGCAAGAGAATTTATCTACACCCACAGCGCCAAGTAAGCAAAGCTTGGATCGCAACTTGGTTTCCAACGAAATCCAAGCATTTTTGCGGATGGCGCAATTGATGGATATGGCTGATGTCAAAAATCCAATGGCAGCAGCAGAAGTGGTAGTGCTTTGTGAAGCGATCGCTCAAGTATTGGATCTTCCCGCATGGCAAGTGAAAAGATTGCGTCTTGCTGGTTTGCTGCATCGGATAGATCCGCTACAAAAAGCAGAAAGCATTCTCGCACCTGGTACATCTACACGTTATCACGAAGATGCTCCTAGCAGTCCCCTAACTTGTCCTTTAGTACCAGGGGCACAGGTATTGCGAACCATGCCACGACTGCGGGCAGTAGCACAAATTATCACTCATCAAACCGAGTGGTGGGATGGTACAGGTGAACCGGCTTGCTTATCTGGCGATGAAATTCCTTTAGAATCGCGAATTTTAGCGTTGGTAGCAGACTTTCAATGGCGAGTCAACGAAAACCAAGCATCTCAATTGAGTCGCGAAGAGATATTTGCTCAAGCTTTAGAAGAGTGCAGACAGCAACAATCGACACGCTTTGATCCTAAACTAATAGATACCCTAGCTTTGTTAGTTATGGGCTTGCAACAAGGAATCGAATTACCTTTAATGACACCTAAAGTTAGTGCTGGTATGTGGTTACTTGATGCGAGGCTAGATAGCGAAATGAAAACCGCCGTTACGAAAAATGAATATTGA
- a CDS encoding carbonic anhydrase: MDRRTLLKLFGFGALEISFGVSFPSRVSASLGQEVDWGYIGESGVQNWGNLSPEFELCKTGLQQSPIDLHGALAAELEAIEIDYKESPLRIVNNGHTIQVNYESGSSIKLDGQTFNLVQFHFHDPSEHTIDKKPFDMELHLVHRSETGALAVIGVLLKQGQHNAALQPIWDAFPNRNEPEQVVKTVKVNAEQFLPKDRKVYRYFGSLTTPPCSQGVNWIVMQQPIEISQNQIQRFTNLISIDARPVQPLNNRFVLRSS, translated from the coding sequence ATGGATAGACGAACCTTACTTAAACTCTTTGGATTTGGGGCGCTGGAAATTTCGTTCGGTGTCAGTTTCCCATCAAGGGTGTCTGCTTCTCTTGGACAGGAAGTTGACTGGGGCTACATCGGAGAAAGCGGTGTCCAGAATTGGGGGAACTTGTCTCCCGAATTTGAACTGTGCAAAACGGGACTCCAGCAATCGCCAATTGATTTGCACGGAGCGTTAGCAGCCGAACTCGAAGCAATTGAAATTGATTATAAGGAAAGTCCTCTACGCATCGTCAATAACGGTCACACCATCCAAGTGAACTATGAATCGGGAAGCTCAATTAAGCTGGACGGTCAGACCTTTAACCTGGTGCAATTTCACTTCCACGACCCCAGCGAACACACCATTGATAAAAAACCATTTGACATGGAACTGCATCTAGTGCATCGCAGCGAGACTGGTGCGTTAGCTGTGATTGGAGTGTTATTGAAGCAGGGACAACACAATGCTGCCCTGCAACCGATTTGGGACGCATTCCCAAATCGCAATGAACCAGAGCAAGTAGTGAAGACAGTGAAGGTAAATGCAGAGCAATTTTTACCAAAAGACCGAAAGGTTTACCGCTACTTTGGCTCTCTGACGACGCCACCCTGCTCCCAAGGAGTGAACTGGATTGTAATGCAGCAGCCTATTGAAATCTCACAAAATCAGATCCAGCGATTTACCAACTTAATATCGATTGATGCCAGACCTGTGCAACCGTTAAACAATCGCTTTGTGTTGCGTTCGAGTTGA
- a CDS encoding pentapeptide repeat-containing protein has product MNIEALRSGKLKQLPGADLEDEELTRLDLSRINLAGANLVGTNLANSKLEGGHLEGANLMGAILVQTDLRANLMGANLMQADLTGADLRGSNLRGANLMGATLSDVSLAGAFLSGSNLMNVNLQGVDLRGADLRGANLTGANLKGADLSRADLQGTLLSEANLEEADLRSANLAGANLTGANLLCAELNGANLSGVNLDKACLVGTVVEKNS; this is encoded by the coding sequence ATGAATATTGAAGCATTGCGATCGGGAAAACTTAAACAGCTTCCAGGGGCAGATTTAGAAGACGAGGAGCTGACTAGATTAGATTTAAGCCGCATCAATCTTGCTGGCGCCAACCTTGTCGGCACAAATTTGGCTAATTCTAAACTCGAAGGTGGGCATTTAGAGGGAGCTAACTTAATGGGAGCCATCCTCGTGCAAACTGACTTGCGGGCAAACTTAATGGGAGCCAACTTGATGCAAGCAGATTTAACCGGCGCTGATTTGCGCGGTAGCAACTTGCGCGGTGCAAATTTGATGGGAGCCACACTCAGCGATGTTTCTTTAGCGGGTGCTTTTTTAAGTGGCAGCAATTTGATGAATGTCAACTTGCAAGGTGTTGACTTGCGCGGTGCTGATTTAAGAGGTGCGAACCTCACCGGCGCAAATCTTAAAGGTGCAGACTTAAGCCGCGCAGATTTGCAAGGCACGTTGTTGAGTGAGGCAAATTTAGAAGAAGCTGACTTGCGTTCTGCGAATTTAGCGGGAGCGAATTTAACAGGAGCAAACTTGCTGTGTGCTGAGTTAAACGGTGCGAATTTAAGCGGTGTTAATCTCGATAAAGCTTGTTTGGTAGGAACAGTAGTTGAGAAGAATTCTTGA
- a CDS encoding ABC transporter ATP-binding protein, protein MDNSKLKLEQVNLFAKLKTLKSNQQGYPILQDISFEVTKGEFIAIIGLTGAGKTSLLRLINRLDEPSSGKIYLENQEYRQIPILELRANVTLVPQESKLLGMTVTQALAYPLVLRGLAKQTIQQRVSYWIEQLHIPNDWLGRTEVQLSAGQRQLIAIARALIIQPKILLLDEPTSTLDIGTAQHLMQVLTQLTQNHQTTILMVNHQLELAQMSCTRLLHLQQGRLLANQKALEVNWVNLRQSLTQAQTQADEEWS, encoded by the coding sequence TTGGATAATTCCAAACTAAAGTTAGAGCAAGTAAATCTATTTGCCAAGCTGAAAACCCTTAAAAGCAACCAACAAGGATATCCTATATTACAAGATATTTCCTTTGAGGTTACCAAAGGCGAATTTATCGCTATTATCGGGCTGACTGGTGCTGGCAAAACTTCGCTATTACGCCTCATCAACCGCCTTGATGAACCGAGTAGCGGTAAAATCTATCTAGAGAATCAGGAATATCGGCAAATTCCCATCTTGGAGTTACGCGCTAATGTAACACTCGTACCCCAAGAATCCAAATTATTGGGAATGACAGTGACACAAGCGTTAGCTTACCCGTTAGTTTTGCGTGGTTTAGCCAAACAGACGATTCAGCAACGTGTCAGTTACTGGATAGAACAACTGCACATTCCCAATGATTGGTTAGGAAGGACTGAGGTGCAACTTTCGGCAGGACAAAGACAATTAATAGCGATCGCTCGTGCTTTAATTATCCAACCGAAAATTTTATTATTAGACGAGCCAACATCAACTCTTGACATTGGCACGGCACAGCATCTGATGCAAGTCTTAACCCAGTTAACTCAAAATCATCAAACCACCATTCTTATGGTAAATCACCAATTAGAGTTAGCTCAGATGTCTTGTACCCGTTTATTACACCTACAGCAAGGTCGGTTGTTAGCAAATCAAAAAGCCCTGGAGGTAAACTGGGTTAACTTACGTCAAAGTTTGACACAAGCACAAACTCAAGCAGATGAAGAATGGAGTTAA
- a CDS encoding DUF4079 domain-containing protein: MDLPSFVWLWKIAAWSMGLSLLAYLLLAVTGVLMFQMRTSRRLSFISAFGRENQKVRDLHFLIGCCMVSLVMLLLAIGIVGTFGHFGSLGHSSHLLAGLIVVALVLVSAFSATQISARKSWARPLHIGTNIILFIGFAWVSLTGWIVVQKYLP; encoded by the coding sequence ATGGATCTGCCTTCTTTTGTTTGGTTGTGGAAAATAGCAGCTTGGTCAATGGGGTTGTCGCTGTTGGCTTATTTGTTGCTTGCGGTAACTGGGGTTTTAATGTTTCAGATGAGAACTTCTCGGCGTCTGTCTTTTATCTCGGCGTTTGGGAGGGAAAATCAAAAAGTGCGCGATCTCCACTTTCTCATCGGTTGCTGCATGGTAAGTTTAGTGATGCTGCTGTTGGCGATCGGTATTGTTGGCACTTTCGGTCACTTTGGTTCCTTAGGACACTCGTCACACCTATTAGCTGGTTTAATAGTCGTAGCGTTAGTTTTAGTATCTGCTTTTAGTGCAACGCAAATTAGCGCCAGAAAATCCTGGGCTAGACCTTTACACATCGGTACAAATATTATTTTATTTATCGGTTTTGCTTGGGTATCGCTGACCGGTTGGATTGTAGTACAAAAGTATTTACCGTAA
- a CDS encoding BolA family protein, with translation MISPQQVEAMIKAELPDAQVQVQDLTGGGDHYQVTVVSSQFAGKGLVQQHQLIYAALRQAMSNDSIHALALKTYTPESWQTTAAS, from the coding sequence ATGATTAGTCCGCAGCAAGTTGAAGCAATGATCAAGGCGGAACTGCCAGATGCCCAAGTTCAGGTGCAAGACTTGACTGGTGGTGGAGACCACTATCAAGTCACTGTAGTTTCATCGCAGTTTGCAGGCAAGGGGCTGGTGCAACAACATCAGTTAATTTATGCTGCTTTGCGCCAAGCCATGTCAAATGATTCAATTCATGCCTTAGCACTCAAAACCTATACTCCTGAGTCTTGGCAGACAACAGCCGCTTCGTAA
- a CDS encoding lysophospholipid acyltransferase family protein — MELHTFANISQKTSANSQTIAKLAPTTSQVSPWLTPLAYVLGRHFLLPFFFRQIRIVGEEHMPTTGPIILAPTHRARWDALLVPYAASCCVASRDLRFMVTISECQGVQGWFVRRLGGFPVDPKRPSISTLRHGVELLQQGKTLVIFPEGGIYRDGEVHPLKPGIARLALSAESSHPGLGVKIVPININYSQPYPNWGTDVSIHIGSPLSVADYTHGCVKQDAKRLTGDLAKMLQQLSHHSSEMINHRFACDSLVGESR, encoded by the coding sequence ATGGAACTTCACACTTTTGCTAATATTTCCCAGAAAACATCTGCCAATTCACAAACAATTGCTAAATTGGCTCCTACGACCTCTCAAGTTTCTCCTTGGTTAACTCCCTTGGCGTATGTGTTAGGGCGTCATTTCCTTTTACCGTTCTTCTTTCGCCAAATCAGGATCGTCGGCGAAGAACATATGCCTACGACGGGTCCAATAATCCTCGCTCCCACCCATCGGGCACGTTGGGATGCATTGCTAGTACCCTACGCTGCTAGTTGCTGTGTGGCAAGTCGAGATTTGCGTTTCATGGTAACAATCAGTGAATGTCAAGGAGTTCAGGGGTGGTTCGTTCGACGCTTAGGAGGGTTTCCTGTAGATCCTAAACGCCCGTCAATTAGCACTTTGCGACACGGTGTTGAATTACTCCAGCAAGGAAAAACCTTGGTTATTTTTCCCGAAGGTGGGATTTATCGTGATGGTGAAGTTCACCCATTAAAGCCGGGAATTGCACGTTTGGCTTTGAGTGCTGAATCTAGTCACCCAGGACTGGGGGTGAAAATTGTGCCGATCAATATTAATTACAGCCAACCTTATCCGAACTGGGGTACGGATGTTAGCATCCATATTGGTTCCCCCCTATCAGTAGCAGATTACACTCATGGTTGCGTGAAACAAGATGCTAAACGCCTGACAGGTGATTTAGCAAAAATGCTGCAACAATTAAGCCATCACTCTTCAGAGATGATTAATCACAGATTTGCGTGCGATTCGTTGGTTGGGGAATCTCGGTAA
- a CDS encoding photosystem II high light acclimation radical SAM protein, giving the protein MEVKTPMMENRILYVRLPCNPIFPIGVVYLCDHVHKLFPNIEQRIFDLGCVPPLDYYSALDTCIDEFKPTLLVFSWRDIQIYAPVGGRGGNPLQNAFEFYYAKNPFIKLRGALGGGRIFIAYYVELWRNLGLIKRGLKRAKKYNSQARAIVGGGAVSVFYEQLGKSLPKQTIISVGEGETLLEKLLSGKEFRDERCYVVGESQPRKRLIHEQPTPLEKSACNYDYIQSIWSDFNYYLQEEDFYIGVQTKRGCPHNCCYCVYTVVEGKQVRINPADEVVAEMRQLYDRGIRNFWFTDAQFIPARRFINDAIELLQKIVDSGMTDIHWAAYIRADNLTPELCELMAKTGMNYFEIGITSGSQELVRKMRMGYNLRTVLQNCRDLKAAGFNDLVSVNYSFNVIDERPETIRQTIAYHRELERIFGADKVEPAIFFIGLQPHTHLEEYAFKEGILKPGYNPMSLMPWTAKKLLWNPEPLGSFFGEVCLQAWQQNPNDFGREVMKILEEKLGCADLEEALSAPIETKDKQLAGVS; this is encoded by the coding sequence ATGGAAGTTAAAACACCGATGATGGAAAACCGAATTCTCTACGTTCGCCTTCCTTGTAACCCTATTTTTCCGATTGGGGTAGTTTATCTTTGCGATCACGTTCACAAGCTATTTCCCAATATCGAACAGCGGATTTTCGATTTGGGATGTGTACCACCTTTAGATTATTACTCTGCCCTTGATACGTGTATCGATGAATTTAAACCCACACTGCTAGTATTTTCTTGGCGGGATATCCAAATTTACGCTCCAGTCGGTGGACGTGGCGGAAATCCACTACAAAACGCCTTTGAATTTTACTACGCCAAGAATCCTTTCATCAAATTACGCGGCGCATTAGGCGGTGGGCGAATCTTTATCGCCTACTATGTGGAGTTGTGGCGAAACTTGGGATTAATCAAACGCGGTTTGAAACGCGCCAAAAAATACAATTCTCAAGCCCGTGCGATTGTTGGTGGTGGTGCAGTTAGCGTCTTTTATGAACAGTTGGGTAAAAGCTTGCCTAAACAAACAATTATATCTGTAGGTGAAGGCGAAACTCTGCTGGAAAAACTTTTGAGTGGTAAAGAGTTCCGGGATGAACGCTGTTATGTAGTGGGAGAAAGTCAACCACGTAAACGCTTAATTCACGAACAACCCACCCCGTTAGAAAAAAGCGCTTGTAACTACGATTATATACAAAGCATCTGGTCTGACTTCAACTACTACCTGCAAGAAGAAGACTTCTACATCGGTGTGCAAACCAAGCGCGGATGTCCTCACAACTGCTGTTATTGCGTTTACACTGTTGTCGAAGGCAAACAAGTACGCATCAACCCAGCGGATGAAGTTGTCGCCGAAATGCGTCAATTATACGATCGCGGCATTCGCAACTTCTGGTTTACCGATGCCCAATTCATCCCCGCACGGAGATTTATCAATGATGCTATCGAACTTCTACAGAAAATCGTCGATTCTGGAATGACAGATATTCATTGGGCAGCATACATCAGAGCAGACAACCTCACACCAGAGTTGTGTGAATTGATGGCAAAAACCGGGATGAACTACTTTGAAATCGGTATCACCAGCGGTTCCCAAGAACTTGTGCGGAAAATGCGAATGGGATATAATCTGCGAACCGTCTTACAAAATTGCCGCGATTTAAAAGCAGCTGGTTTCAACGATTTAGTTTCCGTTAATTATTCATTTAACGTCATTGACGAACGTCCCGAAACCATTCGCCAAACGATCGCCTATCACCGCGAACTCGAACGCATTTTCGGCGCTGATAAAGTCGAACCTGCTATCTTTTTTATTGGACTGCAACCCCATACCCACTTAGAAGAATACGCTTTTAAAGAAGGCATCCTCAAACCAGGGTACAATCCAATGAGCTTGATGCCGTGGACAGCCAAAAAATTATTATGGAACCCCGAACCCCTCGGTTCCTTCTTTGGTGAAGTCTGCTTGCAAGCTTGGCAACAAAACCCCAACGACTTCGGACGCGAAGTCATGAAAATCCTAGAAGAAAAACTCGGTTGTGCTGACTTAGAAGAAGCACTTTCCGCACCAATAGAAACGAAAGATAAGCAACTGGCGGGGGTATCATAA
- a CDS encoding DUF1830 domain-containing protein, whose amino-acid sequence MAQILDSLPPEQSGKILCCYVNATSKIQVARISDIPSWYFERVVFPGQRLVFEAPRVAHLEIHTGMMASAILSDTIPCDRLALDEPSSNEFGTDSETGIDPINKKKLMQTINTKIGDTTQSFKMAGASIR is encoded by the coding sequence ATGGCTCAAATATTAGATTCTTTACCACCAGAGCAATCAGGGAAAATTCTCTGCTGCTACGTTAATGCCACGAGCAAAATACAGGTGGCTCGCATTTCAGATATTCCCAGCTGGTACTTTGAACGGGTGGTTTTTCCCGGACAACGATTAGTTTTTGAAGCACCAAGAGTTGCTCACCTAGAGATTCATACGGGCATGATGGCAAGTGCAATTTTATCGGATACAATTCCATGCGATCGCCTCGCCTTAGACGAACCTAGTAGTAATGAGTTTGGTACAGACTCAGAAACAGGAATAGATCCAATCAATAAAAAAAAGTTGATGCAGACAATTAATACAAAAATCGGCGATACAACACAATCCTTTAAAATGGCTGGTGCGAGTATCCGTTGA
- a CDS encoding DUF6761 family protein has protein sequence MLQDTQTIRYYQRLTDAFVELWNRGYRTDDMRMYLDGYLAALRHSNTIEPYLIHRLEEEASRYLYDGSNFVMTQPEPERQHDYY, from the coding sequence ATGCTCCAAGACACACAAACCATTCGCTACTACCAAAGACTTACCGACGCCTTCGTCGAGCTATGGAATCGCGGTTATCGGACGGATGATATGCGGATGTATTTGGATGGATATCTAGCCGCCCTGCGACATAGTAACACTATTGAACCTTATTTGATTCATCGTTTAGAGGAGGAAGCCAGCCGCTACTTGTACGATGGATCTAACTTTGTCATGACCCAACCCGAGCCAGAACGACAACACGATTACTACTAA
- a CDS encoding aspartate carbamoyltransferase catalytic subunit: MLTTTWNHHHVLTLADFTLAEYDTVLQTAASFQEVLSRRTKKVPSLQGQVVANLFFEASTRTRSSFELAAKRLSADTLNFASATSSITKGETILDTAKTYLAMGTDIMVIRHREAGVPNAIAAEMDRLGVRVSVLNAGDGQHEHPSQALLDLFTICTLIDPENPRLELLKNKKIAIVGDILHSRVARSNIWSLTASGAQVHLAAPPTLLPKLFADYVSDDEVGEEDKGTRRQGDKGRGGQERQGGQGGTLSLSPHPPIPPRQSPQTPPPPHSAGSSPHPPLPNRNLFIHWQLEPALKDADFVMTLRLQKERMTAHLLPSLREYHQMFGITRTKLQLCQPHVKVLHPGPVNRGVEISSDLMDDPEFSLIQAQVTSGVAVRMALLYLIGSGRS; encoded by the coding sequence ATGCTTACTACTACTTGGAATCATCATCACGTTCTCACACTCGCGGACTTCACTCTAGCTGAATACGATACCGTTTTGCAAACTGCTGCCAGTTTTCAGGAGGTGTTATCACGACGGACGAAGAAGGTGCCTTCTTTACAAGGACAAGTGGTAGCGAATTTATTTTTTGAAGCATCTACCCGCACCCGCAGTAGTTTTGAACTAGCGGCAAAACGCTTAAGTGCAGATACGCTGAATTTTGCCTCAGCAACTTCTTCTATCACCAAGGGAGAAACAATTCTCGATACAGCCAAGACTTATTTGGCGATGGGAACTGATATTATGGTAATTCGCCATCGCGAAGCCGGAGTACCCAATGCGATCGCCGCAGAAATGGATCGTTTAGGTGTCAGAGTTAGCGTCCTCAATGCTGGTGATGGTCAACACGAACATCCTTCTCAAGCACTACTTGACTTATTTACCATCTGTACTTTAATTGACCCAGAAAATCCCCGACTCGAATTGTTGAAGAATAAAAAGATTGCCATTGTTGGCGATATTCTACATTCTCGTGTCGCGCGATCGAATATCTGGAGTTTAACCGCAAGTGGCGCCCAAGTTCATCTAGCAGCACCACCGACTTTATTACCAAAACTGTTTGCCGATTATGTCAGCGATGATGAAGTAGGAGAAGAGGACAAGGGGACAAGGAGACAAGGGGACAAGGGGAGAGGGGGACAAGAGAGACAAGGAGGACAAGGAGGCACTTTGAGTTTGTCTCCCCATCCCCCCATCCCCCCACGCCAGTCGCCTCAAACTCCTCCACCCCCGCACAGCGCTGGCTCCTCTCCCCATCCCCCCCTCCCCAATCGCAACTTATTTATACATTGGCAATTAGAACCCGCTTTAAAAGATGCTGATTTTGTCATGACGTTGCGCTTGCAAAAAGAACGCATGACGGCTCATTTATTGCCGAGTTTGCGTGAATATCATCAAATGTTTGGCATTACACGCACAAAACTGCAATTATGTCAACCCCATGTTAAAGTTCTGCATCCCGGTCCCGTCAACCGAGGTGTGGAAATTAGCTCTGACTTAATGGATGACCCAGAATTCAGCCTCATTCAGGCTCAAGTTACCAGCGGTGTTGCCGTTCGTATGGCGTTATTGTATTTGATTGGTAGCGGGAGGAGTTAG
- a CDS encoding response regulator transcription factor: MGSVCIEIIEGNPHLRSLLGWHLQQLEYRVHQAASIYQAREVFISQQPTLIILDADLPDGDGIEFCRWLHRQQQPLILMLSARTNEADIVAGLKAGADDYLSKPFGMQEFLARVEALIRRRRAPVAPAYLDYGSIQIDLVQRRVRFQGEFIDLTPQEFSLLYVLAQAGGVPLSRTELLRRAWPDAIDNPRTIDTHVLSLRKKVELDPRQPSLIQTIRNVGYRFNMEIINANPPQSQAKLPKERFTNQRSTLSSQIPEGEVVTG, encoded by the coding sequence GTGGGATCGGTTTGTATTGAAATCATTGAGGGAAATCCCCATCTGAGGTCGTTGCTGGGTTGGCACTTGCAACAACTAGAGTATCGCGTGCATCAAGCCGCCAGTATTTATCAAGCAAGGGAAGTTTTTATCAGCCAACAACCAACACTAATTATTCTTGATGCTGATTTGCCTGATGGCGATGGCATTGAGTTTTGCCGTTGGCTGCATCGTCAGCAACAACCTTTAATTTTAATGCTATCTGCCCGGACTAATGAAGCTGATATCGTCGCTGGTTTGAAAGCTGGGGCTGATGATTATCTCAGCAAACCTTTTGGGATGCAAGAGTTTCTAGCGCGGGTAGAAGCACTAATTCGCCGCAGACGCGCACCTGTAGCGCCAGCTTATCTCGATTATGGCTCTATCCAAATCGATTTAGTGCAGCGTCGCGTCCGCTTTCAAGGCGAATTTATCGATTTAACACCGCAAGAGTTCAGTTTACTCTATGTTTTGGCGCAAGCAGGCGGAGTACCTTTAAGTAGGACAGAATTGCTACGTCGTGCTTGGCCCGATGCTATTGATAACCCACGTACTATTGATACTCACGTTTTATCATTACGGAAAAAAGTTGAACTCGATCCTCGACAACCCAGTTTGATTCAAACTATCCGCAATGTCGGATATCGCTTTAACATGGAAATTATAAACGCCAACCCGCCACAATCACAAGCAAAGTTACCGAAAGAAAGATTTACTAATCAACGTTCAACTCTTAGCAGTCAAATTCCAGAAGGGGAGGTGGTTACTGGATAG
- the grxD gene encoding Grx4 family monothiol glutaredoxin, which yields MTPEVKDKIDNLVTQNKIMVFMKGTKLMPQCGFSNNVVQILNTLGVPFETLDILADQEIRQGIKEYSNWPTIPQVYIDGKFVGGSDILIELYQKGELQQMVEVALAS from the coding sequence ATGACACCAGAAGTTAAAGATAAAATTGACAACTTGGTAACACAAAACAAGATTATGGTTTTCATGAAGGGAACCAAGTTGATGCCTCAGTGCGGTTTCTCCAACAATGTTGTGCAGATTCTCAATACTTTGGGAGTACCCTTTGAGACGCTTGACATTCTCGCTGATCAAGAAATCCGTCAAGGAATTAAAGAATATTCCAATTGGCCCACAATTCCCCAAGTCTATATTGATGGTAAATTCGTCGGCGGTTCCGATATTTTGATTGAACTGTACCAAAAAGGCGAATTGCAGCAAATGGTGGAAGTTGCTTTAGCTTCGTAA
- a CDS encoding nucleoside deaminase has protein sequence MLTEYSEYLIHRQWMTHALEFAQAAGNAGEVPVGAVIIDSFGNLIAGGENRKERDKDPTAHAEIIAIRSAAKILQSWRLNQCTLYVTLEPCPMCAGAIVQARLGLLVYSVDDPKTGSIRTVANIPDSAASNHRLRVIAGIEESKSRQQLQAWFEVRRSSKI, from the coding sequence ATGTTAACTGAATACTCAGAATATCTTATACATAGACAATGGATGACTCATGCCCTAGAATTTGCTCAAGCAGCAGGTAATGCGGGAGAAGTTCCCGTAGGCGCTGTTATAATTGATTCATTTGGAAACTTGATTGCAGGGGGTGAAAATCGAAAAGAACGCGACAAAGACCCCACAGCTCATGCAGAAATTATCGCCATTAGGTCAGCTGCAAAAATCTTGCAAAGCTGGCGTCTCAATCAATGCACTCTCTACGTAACTTTAGAACCTTGCCCGATGTGTGCCGGTGCTATTGTGCAAGCACGTTTAGGACTTCTTGTCTATAGCGTGGACGATCCAAAAACTGGCTCAATCCGTACCGTCGCCAACATACCTGATAGCGCCGCTTCTAATCACCGCTTGCGTGTAATCGCAGGCATTGAAGAGTCTAAGAGTCGTCAACAGTTGCAAGCCTGGTTTGAAGTACGCCGAAGTAGCAAAATCTAA